In one Sphingomonas hankookensis genomic region, the following are encoded:
- a CDS encoding phage major capsid protein yields the protein MTIETLAGSFSGVAAGGSRPMLSAEVQGGGFGAFVRSGMTVETKAVAGTSDAAGGYAVPREIDAMIGATLKSASPIRAIAQVVTVGSAGYRKLVTSGATPSGWASEGGARPETATPTFNEIAPPMGELYANPAASQAMLDDAAFDVEVWLAGEIAGEFARAEGQAFVNGSGAGRPRGFLTYPTATTGDAVRAFGTLQHLPSGAAADFGSDPENRLIDLVHALRGAYRQGACWVMNAQTAARIRKFKTADGALLWTPGLAEGQANTLLGYPVVEAEDMPDIAAGNLPIAFGNFKAGYLIAERAETQILRDPYSNKPFVHFYATKRVGGAVMNSEAIKLLKIAA from the coding sequence TGAGGAGCGGGATGACCGTCGAGACGAAGGCGGTGGCGGGGACGTCGGATGCGGCGGGCGGCTATGCGGTGCCGCGCGAGATCGATGCGATGATCGGCGCGACACTGAAGAGCGCCAGCCCGATCCGCGCCATCGCGCAGGTGGTGACCGTCGGGTCGGCGGGGTATCGCAAGCTGGTGACGAGCGGGGCGACGCCCTCGGGCTGGGCGAGCGAGGGCGGGGCGCGGCCGGAGACGGCGACGCCGACCTTCAACGAGATCGCCCCGCCGATGGGCGAGCTGTACGCCAATCCGGCGGCGAGCCAGGCGATGCTGGACGATGCCGCGTTCGACGTCGAGGTGTGGCTGGCGGGCGAGATCGCCGGCGAGTTCGCCCGGGCCGAGGGGCAGGCGTTCGTCAACGGCAGCGGGGCCGGGCGACCGCGCGGGTTCCTGACCTATCCGACCGCCACGACCGGCGATGCGGTGCGTGCCTTCGGGACGCTGCAGCATCTGCCCAGCGGTGCCGCGGCGGATTTCGGGAGCGATCCGGAGAACCGGCTGATCGACCTGGTCCATGCCTTGCGCGGCGCGTACCGGCAGGGCGCGTGCTGGGTGATGAACGCGCAGACCGCGGCGCGCATCCGCAAGTTCAAGACGGCGGACGGCGCGCTGCTGTGGACGCCGGGTCTTGCCGAGGGGCAGGCGAACACGCTGCTGGGCTATCCGGTGGTCGAGGCGGAGGACATGCCCGACATTGCGGCGGGCAACTTGCCGATCGCGTTCGGCAATTTCAAGGCGGGCTACCTGATCGCCGAGCGGGCCGAGACGCAGATCCTGCGCGATCCCTATTCGAACAAGCCGTTCGTCCATTTCTACGCCACCAAGCGCGTCGGCGGGGCGGTGATGAATTCAGAGGCGATCAAGCTGCTGAAGATCGCGGCGTAA